The proteins below come from a single Gimesia alba genomic window:
- a CDS encoding HlyD family efflux transporter periplasmic adaptor subunit: MTSTQSPSQTRERVIRIAREIEEFAHSNVAAETFFREFLRRVVAGLGATAGAAWLIDESGRLAIKSEVNLADTGFYEEPEAILKNQRLLSDVLSTAEARIFTADTESDVHLPTDNLIIVAALTIRKKPVGVIEIFQRPNSPKQAHPGYLQFVEQMSGYASHYLTEREKASKTDSSLEVWEEVDQFVQQIHRSLDLNEVAATIVNDGRQLLDADRVSLAMQYGKKTVIEAINGQDKVNKRANTVRLLSKLANKVLSMRETFIYSGAVESIPPQIEEPLADYLQESGTRMIMIVPLFEPEKVIKNDEEALGGRKADVPQKLIGGLIVEQITDSQPRPHLEKRSDLLAGHIASGIANSRNYESIFMMPFWRFIGRCFAALRGKTLVKTLVITALIIAAGITLALVPYDYRVSCDGRLMPTVQREVFTNWEGEVVAIHVESGQRVKKGDLLIEIRNEDLKAQALETQNKLKELHTQRFATNARLQADNNKRPSEDIINLRGKLFEIRTQILGVEKHLKILKDRLDKLNVKAPIDGVVTTFQIEQLLINRPVQRGELLLEIMDPTGPWQLELDVEEKRMGHILRATEKKGDIGLPVEFILATSNELTYEGEVTEISTRANSSEESGSIVETYATFDKEELPMLRIGAEVSAKIDCGERSLFYVLFGDVVETCRRYFWF; encoded by the coding sequence ATGACAAGTACTCAATCACCCAGCCAAACCCGTGAACGTGTTATTCGCATCGCAAGGGAAATCGAAGAGTTCGCTCATTCAAATGTGGCAGCGGAGACATTCTTTCGTGAATTCCTAAGAAGAGTGGTAGCCGGTCTGGGAGCCACAGCTGGCGCAGCCTGGTTAATCGACGAAAGCGGTCGACTGGCAATCAAAAGTGAAGTGAACCTGGCAGATACCGGTTTTTACGAAGAGCCTGAAGCCATTCTTAAAAACCAGCGACTGTTATCTGACGTCTTATCCACGGCGGAAGCAAGGATCTTCACAGCAGACACAGAGAGTGATGTCCATTTACCGACCGACAACCTCATCATTGTCGCTGCATTAACCATCCGGAAAAAACCGGTGGGTGTCATTGAAATATTCCAACGGCCGAACTCCCCCAAACAGGCTCATCCGGGTTATCTGCAGTTCGTTGAGCAAATGTCAGGTTATGCTTCGCACTATCTGACAGAACGCGAAAAAGCAAGTAAAACAGATTCCTCGCTCGAAGTCTGGGAAGAAGTCGATCAATTTGTGCAACAAATTCATCGCAGCCTCGATCTCAACGAAGTCGCAGCCACCATCGTCAACGATGGCAGACAACTGCTTGATGCAGACCGAGTCAGCTTGGCAATGCAATATGGTAAGAAAACCGTTATTGAAGCCATCAATGGTCAAGACAAAGTAAATAAGCGAGCCAACACTGTCCGGCTACTTTCCAAACTGGCTAACAAAGTCCTTTCCATGCGGGAAACATTTATTTATTCCGGGGCAGTGGAATCGATTCCCCCTCAGATTGAAGAACCACTGGCTGATTACCTTCAGGAAAGCGGAACCCGGATGATCATGATCGTCCCCCTGTTTGAACCTGAGAAGGTGATTAAGAACGACGAGGAAGCACTGGGGGGACGTAAAGCAGATGTCCCCCAAAAACTAATCGGTGGTTTGATCGTCGAACAAATTACAGACAGTCAACCAAGACCACACCTGGAAAAACGCTCAGACCTGCTCGCAGGTCATATTGCCAGCGGAATTGCCAACTCTCGCAATTATGAAAGCATTTTCATGATGCCCTTCTGGCGGTTCATCGGTCGGTGCTTTGCGGCATTAAGAGGAAAAACCCTGGTCAAAACCCTGGTCATCACAGCGTTGATCATAGCTGCTGGAATCACTCTGGCTTTAGTCCCCTATGATTACCGTGTTTCTTGTGACGGCAGGCTGATGCCGACAGTTCAACGGGAAGTTTTTACAAACTGGGAAGGTGAGGTCGTCGCAATCCACGTGGAAAGTGGTCAACGGGTGAAAAAAGGAGACCTGCTGATCGAAATTCGCAATGAAGACCTCAAAGCCCAGGCTCTGGAAACGCAAAATAAGTTAAAAGAGCTTCATACCCAAAGGTTTGCTACCAATGCTCGTCTCCAAGCCGATAACAACAAACGCCCCAGCGAGGATATAATCAATCTGCGTGGAAAATTATTTGAAATACGAACACAGATTCTAGGCGTGGAAAAGCATTTGAAGATTTTGAAAGACCGCTTGGATAAACTGAATGTTAAAGCTCCCATTGACGGCGTGGTCACAACGTTCCAGATTGAGCAACTCCTGATCAACCGCCCCGTCCAGCGTGGGGAATTATTGCTGGAAATTATGGACCCGACAGGCCCCTGGCAATTGGAGCTTGATGTCGAAGAAAAACGAATGGGACATATTCTCAGAGCTACTGAGAAAAAAGGAGACATCGGCCTGCCAGTGGAATTTATTCTGGCCACCTCAAATGAACTGACCTACGAAGGTGAAGTGACCGAAATCTCAACACGTGCGAATTCATCCGAAGAGAGTGGCAGTATCGTGGAAACCTATGCGACCTTCGACAAAGAAGAACTGCCGATGTTGCGTATCGGAGCAGAAGTCAGTGCGAAAATCGACTGTGGAGAACGCAGCTTGTTCTATGTACTCTTTGGGGATGTCGTGGAAACCTGCCGACGTTACTTCTGGTTCTAA
- a CDS encoding POT family MFS transporter: protein MAQAKYQTAPVPQTTMPSGIPYIVGNEAAERFSFYGMRGILVVFMTQYMLSASGETDHMSGTEATAVFHYFVASAYFFPLLGSILSDVFWGKYKTIMLLSVVYCLGHLALAIDETRMGLFLGLTLIAIGSGGIKPCVSAHVGDQFGKQNQHLLSKIFGWFYIAINLGAFVSSLLIPEILKAYGPHYAFGLPGVLMLIATILFWMGRNQFVHIPPSGWKKFRTETLGKEGIQAILNLSVLFYVFVPIFWSLFDQTGSTWVLQATQMKTVSIGEFEIKAAQIQAFNPFFILVLVPTFNYVVYPLIDQVFPLTPLRKISIGFFLTAASFAIVALIQLAIDRSPDNPPNMLWQAVPYLVITAGEVMISITCLEFAYTQAPTSMKSFIMSLYLLSVTVGNLLTSGVNEFIMIDEKTSRLEGADYFWFFSGLMFVAAVLFVFVARFYRGKTYIQEEESDIAQAQEEGIQ from the coding sequence ATGGCACAGGCAAAATATCAAACGGCTCCCGTACCTCAAACAACGATGCCCTCCGGGATTCCGTATATCGTCGGAAACGAAGCTGCAGAGCGATTCAGCTTTTATGGGATGCGGGGCATTCTGGTTGTGTTTATGACGCAATACATGTTGAGTGCCAGCGGTGAAACGGATCATATGTCGGGCACTGAAGCGACTGCCGTGTTTCATTACTTCGTCGCTTCGGCTTATTTTTTCCCCCTGTTAGGCTCGATACTTTCGGATGTCTTCTGGGGTAAATATAAAACAATTATGCTGCTCTCTGTCGTCTACTGTCTCGGGCATCTGGCGCTTGCGATTGACGAGACTCGGATGGGGCTCTTTCTCGGCTTGACGCTGATCGCCATTGGATCCGGGGGGATTAAACCCTGCGTCTCGGCACACGTGGGAGATCAATTTGGCAAACAGAACCAGCATCTTTTGAGTAAAATATTCGGCTGGTTTTACATCGCGATTAATCTGGGTGCATTCGTTTCCTCTCTCTTGATTCCCGAGATCCTTAAAGCATACGGACCACATTATGCATTTGGCTTGCCTGGGGTATTGATGTTAATCGCGACGATTCTGTTTTGGATGGGACGGAATCAGTTCGTACATATTCCACCCTCGGGTTGGAAAAAATTTCGTACAGAGACGCTTGGTAAAGAGGGGATACAAGCCATTCTCAATCTTTCCGTCCTGTTTTACGTGTTTGTGCCGATCTTCTGGTCGTTATTCGACCAGACGGGATCAACCTGGGTGCTTCAAGCGACTCAGATGAAGACGGTTTCTATTGGAGAATTTGAAATAAAAGCAGCTCAGATTCAGGCGTTCAATCCTTTTTTCATTTTAGTTCTGGTGCCGACATTTAACTATGTCGTTTATCCACTCATCGATCAAGTTTTTCCTCTGACTCCGTTGAGGAAAATTTCGATCGGTTTCTTTTTGACGGCGGCTTCCTTTGCCATTGTCGCTTTGATTCAGCTCGCCATTGACCGGTCTCCAGACAACCCACCTAATATGCTCTGGCAGGCAGTTCCGTATCTGGTGATCACAGCGGGCGAAGTTATGATTTCCATTACCTGTCTCGAATTTGCCTACACGCAGGCTCCTACATCGATGAAGTCGTTTATCATGTCTCTCTATCTGCTTTCAGTAACAGTGGGGAATTTGCTCACGTCGGGGGTGAATGAATTTATCATGATTGATGAAAAGACTTCGCGGTTGGAAGGAGCCGACTATTTCTGGTTCTTTTCCGGTCTGATGTTTGTCGCGGCTGTGTTGTTTGTTTTTGTGGCCCGGTTTTATCGTGGGAAAACTTACATCCAGGAAGAAGAATCTGATATCGCACAGGCTCAGGAAGAGGGGATTCAATAA
- a CDS encoding P-loop NTPase family protein: MTEMFSNQESASARAELRAPLHLQRQCWELSAVRKQKIKEAAQLAEQIQETEKYIAISEQVTEALETLSGQLFEQELQLIQEKLTIALQEVLEQPLKLKAVAEWKRNAATVEFQIEREGNTEDIMKGQGGSVANVLSVGLRMFALMTLDESEHRRVLVLDEQDCWLRPDLVPRLVKIIHEAGQALGFQIIMISHHDPSTFERYADCIYQFTPTKDGVQVERIETDLQRDE; the protein is encoded by the coding sequence ATGACTGAGATGTTTTCCAACCAGGAATCCGCTTCGGCCCGAGCAGAGTTGCGCGCGCCACTCCATTTACAGCGTCAATGCTGGGAGTTGTCAGCCGTACGTAAGCAGAAAATCAAGGAAGCGGCCCAACTGGCTGAACAAATTCAGGAAACGGAAAAATATATCGCGATTTCCGAACAGGTGACGGAAGCGCTCGAAACCTTGAGCGGGCAACTGTTTGAGCAGGAGCTGCAGTTGATTCAGGAGAAACTCACCATTGCGCTGCAGGAAGTGCTGGAACAGCCTCTCAAACTGAAAGCGGTGGCAGAATGGAAACGCAACGCGGCTACGGTCGAATTTCAAATCGAACGTGAGGGGAATACGGAAGACATCATGAAAGGTCAGGGGGGCTCGGTAGCCAATGTTCTTTCGGTCGGATTGCGGATGTTTGCTTTGATGACGCTGGATGAATCAGAGCACCGCCGCGTCCTGGTTCTGGATGAACAGGATTGCTGGTTGCGACCGGACCTGGTGCCTCGGTTAGTCAAAATTATTCACGAGGCTGGGCAGGCACTCGGTTTTCAGATCATTATGATCAGCCACCACGATCCCTCAACGTTTGAACGCTATGCAGATTGTATTTATCAATTTACTCCGACTAAAGATGGGGTTCAGGTAGAACGCATTGAAACAGACTTGCAGAGAGATGAATAA
- a CDS encoding metallophosphoesterase, whose translation MERDEYRGVLLIGDPHIEGRVPGFRKDDYPQVVLEKLRWCLKTAEEQQLLPVILGDLFHVPRDNQNWLLYELLALFESPVYGIYGNHDCRENQLNEHDTLSLLVQAGKYRLLSEETPWRGTMAGRSVMIGGTSWGRKLPKTIDVGEEDETPLVIWVSHHDLIVPDYEEQGHFKPYEIEGVDYVVNGHIHRTLEDVIKGQTTWVTPGNIIRRSRSDASRAHIPSVLKLEVTTHGWERSVIEVPHQVFDEVFYEEVLEETEEGVPSAFISGLADLQARKTETGAGLQLFLKKNLEQFEPSIADEIRKLASEVSKDVVQ comes from the coding sequence ATGGAACGTGATGAATATCGCGGCGTACTTCTGATTGGCGATCCGCACATCGAGGGACGGGTTCCCGGTTTTCGAAAGGACGATTATCCCCAAGTCGTTCTGGAGAAACTACGGTGGTGCCTGAAGACTGCGGAAGAACAACAGCTGCTTCCGGTCATTCTGGGTGATCTGTTTCATGTACCACGCGACAATCAGAATTGGTTGCTCTATGAGCTGCTGGCTCTGTTTGAATCTCCCGTGTATGGAATTTACGGGAATCATGATTGCCGAGAAAATCAACTGAATGAACACGATACCCTGAGCCTTCTGGTCCAGGCGGGCAAGTATCGACTGCTTTCCGAAGAAACACCCTGGCGGGGGACGATGGCAGGACGTTCTGTGATGATTGGCGGAACGTCCTGGGGAAGAAAATTGCCGAAAACCATAGACGTCGGTGAGGAAGATGAAACGCCGCTGGTGATCTGGGTCTCACACCATGATCTGATTGTCCCCGATTATGAAGAACAGGGACATTTTAAACCGTACGAAATTGAAGGCGTGGATTATGTCGTTAATGGCCATATCCACCGAACACTGGAAGATGTGATCAAAGGGCAGACGACATGGGTGACTCCCGGCAATATCATTCGTCGATCGCGGAGTGATGCCTCGCGCGCACATATTCCATCTGTGCTGAAACTGGAAGTCACAACCCATGGTTGGGAACGGTCCGTAATCGAAGTGCCGCATCAGGTGTTTGATGAAGTTTTTTATGAAGAAGTGCTGGAAGAAACGGAAGAGGGCGTTCCTTCGGCCTTTATTTCAGGGTTAGCAGATTTGCAGGCGCGCAAGACGGAGACAGGCGCGGGCTTACAACTGTTCCTGAAGAAAAATCTGGAGCAGTTTGAACCATCCATCGCAGACGAAATTAGAAAATTAGCAAGTGAGGTTTCAAAAGATGTCGTCCAATAA
- a CDS encoding AAA family ATPase, giving the protein MLKRITLHNFMSHSHTVIDLSSGLTVLTGPNNCGKSAFVSALQILAENTSGDYMVRHGAKECRIIVETDDGHTIEWKRKKKTVSYCIDGEDFHRLRNSVPEKLHEILKLSRVKTGDSEEFDVHFGEQKSPIFLLGERGSRAARFFASSSDASILIEMQKLHRGKVKTAQQDFQRQQAEAKQIATTLDILKPIPDLESKLEQLGKTYEMLQAEDQQIEKLERLIQSLDESAQHVAKLELDVAALGLLPGELNQAPEKPLELLTRRLREVEQQMLQTQFQVSTLSTLNEPPELTDERSLNVLIEEIQFQEQNCERASATGECLNGLKEPPPLRETEPLQKLIEKLDAANERADLDRIESRVLASCNPPPEMADLYHIEQICQQWEAVQIQFNQLQKAYQECEAEYESVRVELVNWAKENPTCPTCGADMEPEQFIQNAEMGLKGHAHGT; this is encoded by the coding sequence ATGTTAAAACGGATTACTTTACATAACTTTATGAGCCACTCACATACCGTGATTGATCTGTCGTCAGGGCTGACCGTTCTGACGGGACCCAATAATTGCGGCAAGTCTGCCTTTGTCTCTGCCCTGCAGATTTTGGCAGAGAATACCAGCGGCGATTATATGGTCAGGCATGGTGCCAAAGAATGCCGCATCATCGTAGAAACGGATGATGGTCATACCATTGAGTGGAAGCGGAAAAAGAAAACGGTCAGTTATTGCATCGATGGTGAAGATTTTCATCGCCTGCGAAATAGTGTACCTGAGAAGTTACACGAGATTCTGAAGCTTTCGCGAGTTAAAACCGGTGACAGCGAAGAATTTGACGTGCATTTCGGCGAACAGAAATCCCCCATTTTCCTACTCGGCGAACGAGGCAGTCGGGCAGCCCGTTTCTTTGCTTCTTCCTCTGATGCCTCGATTCTGATTGAGATGCAGAAGCTGCATCGAGGTAAAGTCAAGACGGCTCAGCAGGACTTTCAGCGTCAACAGGCGGAAGCAAAACAGATTGCGACCACCCTGGATATTCTGAAGCCGATTCCCGATCTGGAATCGAAGTTGGAACAGCTCGGTAAAACATATGAAATGTTACAGGCGGAAGATCAACAGATTGAAAAGTTGGAACGCTTAATTCAAAGCTTGGATGAGTCGGCGCAGCATGTTGCGAAGCTGGAACTGGACGTCGCAGCGTTGGGTTTGTTACCCGGAGAGCTCAATCAGGCCCCGGAGAAGCCTCTAGAACTGCTGACACGGAGATTGAGAGAGGTTGAACAGCAGATGCTGCAAACGCAGTTTCAGGTATCGACTCTGTCTACTTTGAATGAGCCACCGGAATTAACTGATGAGCGTTCGCTAAATGTATTGATAGAAGAAATTCAGTTTCAAGAGCAGAATTGTGAACGGGCGAGTGCGACAGGCGAATGTCTGAATGGCTTAAAAGAGCCACCCCCGTTGAGAGAGACGGAACCACTCCAGAAATTAATTGAGAAACTTGATGCTGCGAACGAACGAGCGGATCTCGACCGGATTGAATCTCGGGTTTTAGCAAGTTGCAATCCGCCTCCTGAAATGGCTGATTTGTATCATATCGAACAGATTTGTCAGCAATGGGAAGCGGTTCAGATTCAATTCAATCAATTACAAAAAGCGTATCAGGAGTGTGAAGCAGAATATGAATCAGTTCGGGTGGAGCTGGTGAACTGGGCGAAAGAAAATCCGACCTGTCCCACCTGTGGTGCCGATATGGAGCCGGAACAATTCATTCAGAATGCGGAAATGGGACTGAAGGGGCACGCACATGGAACGTGA
- a CDS encoding lactonase family protein, translating into MITSYKFLLAIVFMFSLSFPTQSASAADQFWVYVGTYTRGSDSQGIYQLRMDAETGKLTHVKTTKNVDNPSFLAIHPNQKTLFAVNEIGDFEGQKAGAVSSFSIDAKTGELKFLNQQSSKGAAPCHLVVDATGNYVLVANYSGGNICSLPIRKNGKLKQSASFVQHTGSSVNPARQKAPHAHSINLDQQNQHAIVADLGIDQLLVYQFDSENGSLKPNSNPGIKLPPGAGPRHFAFHPTGKWGYVINELNRTITAMDYDSKNGSFQEIQTISTVPAGTPAKGNSTAEVQVHPSGKFLYGSNRGPNTLAMYRIDEQTGKLTSLGFQPTGGAIPRNFKIDPSGKFLLAANQETNNIVVFKINPKTGVLEETGHEIQVPKPVCIKFLPVPSTP; encoded by the coding sequence ATGATCACCTCGTATAAATTCCTGCTGGCGATTGTTTTTATGTTTAGTCTCTCATTTCCGACGCAATCGGCTTCGGCGGCAGACCAATTCTGGGTCTATGTCGGCACCTATACCCGTGGCAGCGACAGCCAGGGAATCTATCAACTGCGGATGGATGCCGAGACCGGTAAGCTGACTCATGTCAAAACAACGAAAAATGTGGATAACCCTTCGTTTCTCGCAATTCACCCCAACCAGAAAACGCTGTTTGCCGTCAACGAAATCGGCGACTTTGAAGGCCAGAAAGCTGGTGCCGTCAGCTCCTTCTCCATTGATGCCAAAACGGGAGAATTAAAATTTCTCAACCAGCAATCCTCGAAAGGCGCCGCTCCCTGCCATCTTGTCGTTGATGCCACGGGAAACTATGTTCTGGTCGCCAATTACTCGGGCGGTAATATCTGCTCGCTCCCCATTCGCAAAAATGGAAAACTGAAACAAAGTGCGTCGTTTGTTCAACACACAGGCTCCAGCGTAAACCCGGCCCGACAGAAAGCACCACACGCCCATTCGATCAATCTTGATCAACAAAACCAACATGCGATTGTTGCTGACCTGGGAATTGATCAACTGCTGGTTTATCAATTTGACTCTGAGAATGGCTCGTTGAAACCAAATTCAAATCCGGGAATCAAACTCCCTCCCGGCGCAGGGCCGCGGCACTTCGCCTTTCATCCTACCGGAAAATGGGGTTATGTGATCAATGAATTGAATCGGACGATTACCGCCATGGATTACGACTCAAAAAATGGTTCCTTTCAGGAAATCCAGACGATCTCCACTGTTCCTGCAGGAACCCCTGCGAAAGGGAATTCAACCGCAGAAGTACAGGTACACCCTTCAGGTAAATTCCTGTATGGTTCAAATCGGGGCCCCAACACACTGGCAATGTACCGGATTGACGAACAGACCGGCAAACTGACCTCCCTCGGTTTTCAACCGACCGGTGGTGCGATCCCGCGGAATTTCAAAATTGATCCAAGCGGAAAATTCTTACTGGCTGCAAATCAGGAGACAAATAATATCGTCGTCTTCAAAATTAACCCAAAAACCGGAGTCCTCGAAGAAACAGGACATGAAATACAGGTTCCCAAACCAGTCTGTATCAAATTCCTGCCTGTGCCATCTACACCTTAG
- a CDS encoding phosphoribosylanthranilate isomerase: protein MWVKICGIQDPDTAVMVADLGASALGLNFYAPSPRSIEVSQALKIKAAVSDREIALVGLFVKHSLTEVKSVCEDLALKIIQLHGDEPPEFLAELAQSFPELKIIRAFRAKGPDLSTLANFLTECDQCGKRPDYVLIDAYSPQAYGGTGHVAPWEMIHDQYQEQEWPPLILAGGLTPQNVAEAILTVKPFGVDTASGVEDAPGIKNQDMVKEFLIEAEKA, encoded by the coding sequence ATGTGGGTTAAAATTTGCGGGATCCAGGATCCTGATACCGCTGTCATGGTCGCCGATCTGGGTGCATCCGCGCTGGGTCTGAATTTTTATGCGCCCTCACCCCGCTCGATTGAAGTCTCTCAAGCCCTTAAGATCAAAGCAGCAGTGTCTGACCGGGAAATCGCACTGGTCGGGCTGTTTGTCAAGCATTCTCTGACCGAGGTGAAATCGGTCTGTGAAGATCTCGCTTTAAAAATCATCCAACTGCACGGCGATGAACCTCCCGAGTTTTTAGCCGAATTAGCGCAATCGTTTCCAGAACTCAAAATCATACGTGCGTTTCGTGCCAAGGGGCCGGATCTGTCTACCCTGGCAAATTTCCTGACCGAATGTGACCAGTGTGGAAAACGCCCGGATTATGTGCTGATCGACGCTTATTCACCCCAAGCCTATGGGGGGACAGGACATGTTGCCCCTTGGGAGATGATCCACGACCAGTACCAAGAACAAGAATGGCCTCCACTGATACTTGCTGGAGGATTGACCCCTCAAAATGTGGCTGAGGCGATTCTAACCGTGAAACCATTTGGCGTCGATACCGCCAGCGGAGTGGAGGACGCACCAGGCATCAAAAATCAAGATATGGTCAAAGAGTTTCTGATTGAAGCAGAAAAAGCATGA
- a CDS encoding response regulator transcription factor, whose protein sequence is MSTDYKILLIEDDREISSTLSGVIKSAGYNIIVAPNGLEGQKLAQSENPDLVITDMMMPKMGGFPVLESLKSLPSPPKVIMITANEGGRHKAYAEMLGVDDYLRKPFAMDIFLEAIARVLAKDKNSDEAEKPAKGPITRSRKKS, encoded by the coding sequence ATGTCAACCGATTATAAAATCTTATTGATCGAAGATGACCGCGAGATTTCCAGCACACTGAGTGGTGTCATCAAATCGGCGGGATACAATATCATTGTGGCTCCCAACGGTCTCGAAGGGCAGAAACTCGCCCAGTCTGAGAACCCTGATCTGGTAATTACCGATATGATGATGCCCAAAATGGGGGGCTTTCCCGTGCTGGAAAGTTTGAAATCACTGCCTTCTCCGCCGAAGGTCATTATGATTACCGCCAACGAAGGAGGTCGGCACAAAGCATACGCGGAAATGCTGGGAGTCGATGACTACCTGAGAAAACCATTTGCGATGGATATTTTTCTGGAAGCCATCGCACGTGTCTTAGCTAAAGACAAGAACAGCGATGAAGCAGAGAAACCTGCCAAGGGTCCCATTACCCGCTCACGTAAAAAGTCCTGA
- a CDS encoding DUF420 domain-containing protein yields MEHGFLGYRSTFMLDFVVSALILIVPLLLLSLFTVKIKRNFALHKKLQILLGAVLLVAVSAFEIDVQIMHGGWQNIVNQRETPLTPEQFGYVKNVLYVHLVFAITTPIFWATTLFLALKRIPNPPAPCAHSSLHKKLGWISTIDITLTSLTGLYWYYVAFVASA; encoded by the coding sequence ATGGAGCACGGATTCTTAGGCTATCGCTCAACATTTATGTTGGATTTCGTCGTTTCAGCACTCATATTGATCGTGCCTTTATTGTTGTTAAGCCTGTTTACCGTCAAAATCAAACGCAACTTTGCACTACATAAAAAACTGCAGATATTGCTAGGGGCGGTTTTGCTGGTGGCGGTATCTGCGTTTGAAATTGATGTGCAGATCATGCATGGGGGATGGCAGAATATTGTCAACCAGCGCGAAACACCACTGACGCCAGAGCAGTTCGGTTACGTCAAAAATGTACTCTATGTCCACTTGGTCTTTGCCATTACGACCCCAATTTTCTGGGCGACGACTCTGTTTCTGGCACTGAAGCGAATTCCGAATCCCCCCGCACCCTGCGCGCATAGCAGCCTGCATAAAAAACTGGGCTGGATCTCCACGATTGATATTACGCTGACATCATTGACAGGATTGTACTGGTACTATGTGGCTTTCGTGGCCAGTGCCTGA
- the kdsB gene encoding 3-deoxy-manno-octulosonate cytidylyltransferase, translating to MQVCGVIPARLQSSRLPRKLLLNQTGKSLIQHTWEAASSSEKLDRLIVATDSLEILEAVHGFGGKAFLTGEHPSGTDRIAEVAVKELFDAEILVNIQGDEPEISPQFIDQLIELLLQTPEADMATLATPIRDVQQLQDSSCTKVVCRTDGSAMYFSRLPIPFTRDIEPATLLPDQSPWLLHLGIYAYRRPFLLDLTKIPPTPMEQLEKLEQLRALETGATIQVAQVAHPSVGIDTPEDYAQFVTRYNQENS from the coding sequence GTGCAAGTGTGCGGCGTGATTCCCGCGAGACTGCAATCATCTCGTCTCCCCAGAAAATTATTACTGAATCAGACCGGAAAGTCTTTGATTCAGCATACCTGGGAGGCAGCATCAAGTTCTGAAAAATTAGACCGCTTGATCGTAGCCACCGACAGTCTGGAGATTTTGGAAGCCGTTCATGGATTTGGAGGGAAAGCCTTCCTGACAGGTGAGCACCCCAGCGGCACTGATCGGATTGCAGAAGTCGCTGTCAAAGAACTCTTTGATGCCGAAATTCTGGTCAACATTCAGGGAGATGAGCCGGAAATCTCCCCTCAGTTTATTGACCAGCTAATCGAGCTTTTGCTCCAGACTCCAGAAGCTGACATGGCAACGTTAGCGACCCCCATACGGGATGTTCAACAATTACAGGATTCATCCTGTACGAAAGTCGTCTGTCGTACGGATGGATCTGCGATGTACTTCAGCCGCCTGCCGATTCCTTTCACCAGAGATATAGAGCCGGCAACTCTGTTACCCGACCAGAGTCCCTGGTTATTACATTTAGGTATCTATGCGTACCGTAGACCGTTTTTGCTGGATTTAACGAAAATTCCTCCCACGCCAATGGAACAGCTGGAAAAATTAGAACAACTACGTGCTCTGGAGACAGGTGCCACCATTCAAGTCGCTCAAGTTGCACATCCTTCTGTAGGGATTGATACTCCGGAGGATTACGCTCAGTTTGTAACACGTTATAATCAAGAAAATTCATAG